One segment of Virgibacillus doumboii DNA contains the following:
- a CDS encoding ECF-type riboflavin transporter substrate-binding protein, whose amino-acid sequence MRSQGLSIKTIVAIGIGSAVFVILGRFASIPSGIPNTSVETAYAFLALMSVIFGPIAGGLIGFIGHALKDAIFYGTPWWSWVVVSAFVGFGIGLFTRKIKVDEGVFGTKQIVLFNIVQAVIQAVGWFLIAPILDIVIYAEPANKVFTQGIFAGISNIVTVGIIGTILIATYAKTQGKSDSLAKE is encoded by the coding sequence ATGAGAAGTCAAGGTTTATCAATCAAAACAATCGTAGCTATTGGAATTGGGTCAGCGGTATTTGTTATTTTAGGCCGTTTTGCTTCCATACCATCGGGGATACCGAATACATCTGTTGAAACAGCATATGCTTTTTTAGCACTTATGTCTGTGATCTTTGGTCCTATTGCAGGCGGATTAATTGGTTTTATCGGTCATGCATTGAAAGATGCGATCTTTTATGGCACCCCGTGGTGGAGCTGGGTTGTTGTGTCAGCTTTTGTAGGTTTCGGAATCGGGTTGTTCACCAGAAAAATTAAAGTCGACGAAGGTGTATTTGGCACAAAACAAATTGTCTTATTTAACATCGTGCAGGCAGTTATTCAGGCTGTCGGCTGGTTCCTGATCGCTCCGATACTTGATATCGTGATTTATGCAGAGCCGGCTAACAAAGTATTTACCCAGGGAATTTTCGCCGGAATTTCAAACATTGTAACGGTCGGAATTATTGGTACAATTTTAATTGCAACCTACGCAAAAACCCAGGGGAAAAGTGACTCTTTAGCGAAGGAATAA
- a CDS encoding ABC transporter ATP-binding protein, giving the protein MKRPIIHFDDYTFKYRSQQEPTLHNIDLTIYEGEKVLIVGPSGSGKSTIGHAINGLVPFSYKGKVSGSLKIKGREARDFDIFTLAKMVGTVLQDPDGQFIGLSVGEDIAFSLENDRVQQAEIIQRVNSVAKLVDIKSHLDHAPHELSGGQKQRVSLGGVMVDEVDILLFDEPLANLDPATGEHAIELIDHIQKESEKTVIIIEHRLEDVLHAKVDRVVVIDEGRVISNGTPDEVLASGVLEETYIREPLYVKAAKYAGCEITRDMQPAYLDTFDIKACKPSFDAWVENAAKPDKNQINNPILELQHVNFNYQLNQPVLQDISFTVHQGEMVSIVGKNGAGKSTLSKLICGFEKIESGKILYHEKDITNDTIRQRAERIGMVMQNPNQMISKHLIYDEVALGLQLRGVVENEVRTRVEDTLKICGLYPFRNWPISALSFGQKKRVTIASILVLNPEVLILDEPTAGQDLRHYTDIMEFLVSLNKVQGITVIMITHDMHLMLEYTPRAITIADGRIIADTTAVDVLTNEEVIAEANLKKTSLFDLAVRAELDDPYAFINRFIAYDRGVKATWQ; this is encoded by the coding sequence ATGAAAAGGCCAATCATTCATTTTGACGATTACACATTTAAATATCGCAGTCAGCAGGAACCGACACTCCATAACATTGATCTCACTATTTATGAGGGAGAAAAAGTATTGATTGTAGGTCCTTCTGGATCAGGGAAAAGCACAATCGGCCATGCGATTAATGGCCTTGTGCCTTTTTCCTATAAAGGGAAAGTGTCAGGAAGCTTAAAAATAAAAGGCAGAGAAGCACGGGATTTCGATATCTTCACCTTAGCCAAAATGGTTGGTACCGTCTTACAGGACCCTGATGGCCAGTTTATTGGACTTTCAGTGGGGGAAGACATTGCCTTTTCTTTGGAGAATGATCGAGTACAACAGGCTGAAATAATTCAGCGTGTAAACAGTGTAGCCAAGCTTGTCGATATTAAATCACACCTTGACCACGCTCCTCATGAACTCTCAGGTGGACAAAAGCAGCGCGTGTCCCTCGGTGGTGTCATGGTTGATGAGGTGGATATTTTATTGTTTGATGAACCACTGGCAAATCTTGATCCGGCCACTGGAGAGCATGCAATTGAGCTCATCGATCATATCCAAAAGGAATCAGAAAAGACAGTGATTATTATCGAACACAGACTGGAGGATGTTCTTCATGCCAAGGTGGATCGAGTAGTAGTTATTGATGAAGGTCGTGTTATTTCAAATGGTACACCGGATGAGGTCTTGGCTTCAGGGGTTTTGGAAGAAACATATATACGTGAACCTCTGTATGTGAAAGCAGCTAAGTATGCGGGATGTGAAATTACCAGAGACATGCAGCCCGCCTATCTTGATACCTTTGATATTAAGGCATGTAAACCATCTTTTGATGCATGGGTTGAAAATGCAGCGAAGCCTGATAAGAACCAAATTAATAACCCTATTCTGGAACTTCAGCATGTGAATTTTAATTATCAACTGAATCAACCGGTACTTCAGGATATTTCTTTTACTGTACACCAAGGAGAAATGGTCAGTATTGTTGGAAAAAATGGCGCTGGAAAGTCGACATTATCCAAGCTCATTTGCGGCTTCGAAAAGATAGAAAGCGGAAAGATCCTGTATCATGAAAAAGATATAACAAATGATACGATTCGACAGCGTGCCGAAAGGATTGGTATGGTGATGCAGAATCCGAATCAGATGATTTCCAAACATTTGATTTATGATGAAGTAGCACTTGGCTTGCAATTGCGTGGTGTAGTTGAAAATGAAGTGAGAACACGCGTGGAAGATACACTGAAAATTTGCGGGCTTTATCCTTTTCGTAATTGGCCAATTTCCGCACTCAGTTTTGGTCAGAAAAAGCGGGTTACCATTGCTTCCATCCTGGTCCTGAATCCGGAAGTCCTTATTCTTGATGAACCGACAGCAGGACAGGATCTACGCCATTACACGGATATTATGGAATTTCTCGTTTCGTTAAATAAAGTACAGGGGATTACGGTTATCATGATTACGCATGATATGCATCTAATGCTGGAATATACACCAAGAGCAATTACGATTGCTGATGGCAGGATCATTGCGGACACTACAGCCGTTGATGTTTTGACAAACGAGGAAGTTATTGCTGAGGCAAACTTGAAAAAGACATCACTTTTTGATCTGGCAGTACGTGCTGAGCTTGATGATCCATATGCATTTATTAATAGATTTATAGCGTATGACAGGGGTGTGAAAGCAACATGGCAGTAG
- a CDS encoding energy-coupling factor transporter transmembrane component T family protein: MAVEMLSYIERESPIHRLSGLTKLVVFLMWSSAAMLTYDTRVLVFLLVASLIIFKLSKIQLKDVAFVLLFILFFLLLNNIAIYIFSPQQGVKIYGTSHVLFEIIGRYNLTLEQVFYQINVTLKYFVVIPAALLFIVTTHPSEFAASLNKIGISYKISYSVSLALRYIPDIQREFRSISHAQQARGIDLSRNEKLFKRIKNATAIIMPLILSSLERIEVISNAMELRGFGKHKKRTWYSTKPFHKADWITVITSILILIITLIITFHDGARFYNPFQ; the protein is encoded by the coding sequence ATGGCAGTAGAGATGCTTTCTTATATTGAGCGTGAATCACCTATCCATCGTCTCTCAGGTCTGACAAAATTGGTCGTTTTCCTGATGTGGTCTTCAGCTGCGATGCTAACCTATGATACGAGGGTGTTAGTATTTTTACTAGTCGCCAGTCTTATCATCTTTAAACTATCAAAAATTCAGCTTAAAGATGTCGCTTTTGTCCTTTTATTCATTTTATTTTTCCTGTTACTAAACAATATTGCCATTTACATTTTCTCACCACAGCAAGGTGTGAAAATTTATGGTACAAGTCATGTATTATTTGAGATCATTGGCAGATATAATCTTACATTGGAGCAAGTTTTTTATCAGATCAATGTAACACTGAAATATTTTGTTGTAATTCCTGCAGCTTTATTATTCATTGTTACAACACATCCAAGTGAATTTGCTGCGTCGCTTAACAAAATCGGAATCAGCTATAAAATTTCTTATTCCGTATCACTGGCATTGCGTTATATACCAGATATTCAGCGTGAATTCCGGTCGATTTCACATGCGCAACAGGCGCGCGGTATTGATTTATCAAGGAATGAAAAGTTGTTCAAGCGAATAAAAAATGCAACAGCCATTATTATGCCGCTTATTTTATCAAGTCTTGAAAGAATCGAAGTGATTAGTAACGCAATGGAACTTCGTGGCTTCGGCAAGCATAAGAAACGCACATGGTACAGTACAAAACCTTTTCACAAAGCAGATTGGATCACCGTTATCACAAGTATCTTAATTCTGATTATTACGCTAATAATTACCTTCCATGACGGAGCAAGGTTTTATAACCCGTTTCAATGA
- the abc-f gene encoding ribosomal protection-like ABC-F family protein, translated as MFVFKAKGLSKEWNGKTLFQNVDIELRKGEHVALFGRNGTGKTTLLNGLLGKIQFDSGTVQCLVPSDDWGVLEQNPDVDSQLTTLEFVQQAAGKVYHLKKQLDKMHTQTGFNMETYEQVYNAFLALDGFSLETEAEAALQQVNLSSSVWENSYHELSGGQKTRAQLARLILQNPACIIMDEPTNHLDKETTEWLENWFINYSGAVLFVSHDRYFLDCTADAIYELNSDGCRRYEGGYASYRSQKEVEQRTQESIYRKQEQRKEELLKTIRNYQQWFQQAHKAAGQDDFARAKAKKNVSRFKAKEKELERLENNKVQKPQADKKLNVQLDGSSFSAKRLLQIEDLSFSHSKDQMLFSNLNTSIYRGDRIGVIGENGTGKSTLLKLISGKLTPDKGKIKLNPQTRIGYFAQELENLDEGKTILESMLELPNMTQSEARTILGCFLFSREAVFKKISSLSMGEKCRVAFLHLYFSNANLLVLDEPTNFFDIDTKEIIEGVLQEYPGALVIVSHDRYLIKKTANRIIELGDRDVVDYEGDYQSFLEHKNNPGKENDIRELELMLTRLMSTEAETDEEQERILAEIKRIRQLLG; from the coding sequence ATGTTTGTTTTTAAAGCAAAAGGTCTCAGTAAAGAATGGAACGGTAAAACACTTTTTCAAAACGTTGATATCGAATTGCGTAAGGGTGAGCATGTTGCATTATTTGGACGAAATGGAACAGGAAAAACAACCCTTTTGAATGGACTGCTTGGAAAAATTCAATTCGATTCGGGTACTGTGCAGTGCCTTGTTCCCTCGGATGACTGGGGTGTGCTTGAACAAAATCCGGATGTCGACTCACAGCTTACAACGCTGGAATTTGTACAACAGGCAGCCGGGAAGGTTTATCATTTAAAAAAACAACTCGATAAAATGCATACACAGACTGGTTTCAATATGGAAACGTATGAACAAGTCTACAATGCGTTTTTGGCACTTGACGGATTTAGTTTGGAAACAGAGGCAGAAGCGGCACTGCAGCAGGTGAACTTGTCTTCATCTGTATGGGAAAATTCATATCATGAGCTGAGCGGCGGGCAAAAAACGCGGGCGCAGCTGGCACGGCTTATCCTGCAGAATCCTGCATGCATCATCATGGATGAACCTACAAACCATTTGGATAAAGAAACAACCGAATGGCTGGAGAATTGGTTTATTAACTATTCCGGTGCGGTATTGTTTGTCTCGCATGATCGTTATTTTCTGGATTGTACAGCTGATGCTATTTATGAGTTGAATAGTGATGGCTGCAGGCGTTATGAAGGTGGATATGCTTCATACAGGAGTCAAAAAGAAGTTGAACAACGTACGCAGGAATCCATTTATCGGAAGCAGGAGCAGCGAAAAGAAGAATTACTCAAGACGATTCGCAATTACCAGCAGTGGTTTCAGCAGGCACATAAAGCAGCCGGGCAAGATGATTTTGCAAGAGCGAAAGCGAAGAAAAATGTGTCACGGTTTAAGGCAAAAGAGAAGGAATTGGAACGCCTGGAAAATAACAAAGTTCAGAAACCCCAGGCCGATAAGAAGCTAAATGTTCAATTGGATGGAAGCTCCTTCTCAGCAAAAAGACTTCTGCAAATCGAGGACCTGTCGTTCTCTCACAGTAAGGATCAGATGCTTTTTTCCAACTTAAATACCTCGATTTACAGAGGGGATCGGATTGGCGTTATTGGCGAGAACGGTACAGGCAAATCGACGCTGTTAAAGCTGATTTCCGGAAAACTAACCCCAGATAAAGGAAAGATTAAGTTGAATCCGCAAACAAGAATCGGTTATTTTGCCCAGGAACTTGAAAATCTTGATGAAGGGAAGACGATTCTGGAAAGTATGCTCGAATTGCCTAATATGACCCAATCGGAAGCACGAACGATTCTCGGATGTTTTTTATTTTCAAGAGAGGCTGTATTCAAAAAGATTTCTTCCTTAAGCATGGGTGAAAAATGCCGGGTTGCCTTCCTCCATCTGTACTTCAGCAATGCGAATCTATTAGTTTTGGATGAACCGACGAATTTTTTCGATATAGATACGAAGGAAATCATTGAGGGTGTTTTACAGGAGTACCCTGGAGCATTGGTCATTGTTTCGCATGATCGGTATTTAATCAAAAAAACTGCGAATCGAATTATTGAGCTTGGTGATCGAGACGTCGTTGATTACGAAGGAGATTATCAGTCATTCCTGGAGCATAAAAACAACCCAGGTAAGGAGAATGATATCCGTGAACTGGAACTGATGCTGACCCGGTTGATGAGCACCGAAGCAGAAACGGATGAAGAACAGGAACGGATTCTTGCTGAAATCAAAAGAATCCGGCAATTGCTCGGGTGA
- a CDS encoding fructosamine kinase family protein, whose product MSKVIEQALHMAGDSSPIKQIRQSFGGSINESFFVETDERIYFVKYHNNAPERFFELEAKGLELIRETNTISVPEVLAYSDEKNNAFLVMEWVEGQKAPDTEYKLGERIAAMHQTVGERHGFTDDTFIGILPQPNGLFSSWLEYYRDQRLAAQLEMGATQGSIKGKRRTRLEKLLANLEKWVPDNVEPSYLHGDLCGGNWLVGAAGNPYVIDPSFLYGDRHFELAFTELFGGYSRDFYQAYQERFPLADYYETIKPLYQLYYLLVHLNIFGEPYGPRVDAVLKQYIE is encoded by the coding sequence ATGAGTAAAGTCATCGAGCAAGCATTACATATGGCAGGAGATTCTTCACCGATTAAACAGATCAGGCAATCCTTTGGCGGTTCGATTAATGAGAGTTTTTTTGTCGAAACCGATGAAAGAATATATTTTGTGAAATATCATAATAATGCACCGGAGCGGTTTTTTGAATTGGAAGCAAAGGGTCTTGAATTAATCAGGGAAACAAACACCATTTCTGTGCCTGAAGTGCTGGCATACTCGGATGAAAAAAATAATGCATTTCTTGTGATGGAATGGGTGGAAGGTCAAAAGGCACCGGATACAGAATATAAGCTTGGTGAACGCATAGCGGCAATGCATCAAACGGTTGGTGAGCGGCATGGTTTTACTGATGATACATTCATTGGTATTTTGCCACAGCCGAATGGTTTATTTTCAAGCTGGCTGGAATATTATCGTGATCAGAGACTTGCCGCACAGCTCGAGATGGGTGCCACACAAGGCAGTATAAAAGGAAAAAGGCGGACCCGTCTGGAAAAATTGCTGGCTAATTTGGAAAAATGGGTGCCTGACAATGTTGAGCCATCGTACTTGCACGGTGATTTGTGCGGAGGAAACTGGCTGGTTGGAGCTGCAGGAAATCCGTATGTGATTGATCCATCCTTTTTATACGGAGACCGACATTTTGAATTAGCTTTTACCGAGTTGTTCGGTGGCTATTCGCGGGATTTTTATCAGGCTTATCAGGAGCGTTTTCCTCTGGCGGATTACTATGAAACGATCAAACCATTGTATCAGCTTTATTATTTGCTCGTTCATTTGAATATTTTCGGGGAACCTTATGGCCCACGTGTAGATGCGGTTTTGAAACAATATATAGAGTGA
- a CDS encoding DUF2269 family protein, with amino-acid sequence MTFYELLVFIHVFSAILGMGPGFVMIYIVTKAETMTELKHAYIIRNRLHIFVMVGGTLLLITGLWMGFLNSYLFQQGWYVTSLVLFLIALGFGPTVLSPRSKPIKALLKEQQGDEIPGEYFILSKKLFFYERIENVIFLIVIALMILKPF; translated from the coding sequence ATGACATTTTATGAGTTATTAGTGTTTATTCATGTTTTTTCAGCAATATTGGGGATGGGACCCGGGTTTGTCATGATTTATATTGTGACAAAAGCGGAGACGATGACAGAATTGAAACATGCGTATATTATCCGTAATCGGCTCCATATTTTTGTGATGGTCGGTGGAACACTCCTCCTGATAACAGGATTATGGATGGGCTTTTTAAACAGCTATCTGTTCCAGCAGGGGTGGTATGTTACCAGTCTGGTGTTATTTTTAATTGCATTGGGTTTCGGCCCGACTGTTCTTTCACCAAGATCCAAGCCGATAAAAGCATTGCTGAAGGAACAGCAGGGTGATGAAATCCCCGGTGAATATTTCATTCTTTCAAAAAAACTATTTTTCTATGAGCGAATCGAAAATGTCATCTTTTTAATTGTGATTGCATTGATGATTTTGAAGCCTTTTTAG
- a CDS encoding HD domain-containing protein yields MRTVTLEDVFTHPVTQKSLKRSGIAHAIAVAEYAYMFAKRYGVNVDHATKAALLHDVGHYEWYRDGEWDYDLYKESDIHAIKGANRAHKLLIRIGEDRNAAKEIAVAILLHTDSYLPKGELKLKPLQQVVALADEADEEAGGNHHYKTIENHVALERIRALDIRIDSEVRTAPGIL; encoded by the coding sequence ATGCGGACTGTTACACTGGAAGACGTATTTACACACCCAGTTACACAGAAAAGCCTTAAGCGTTCAGGAATTGCCCACGCGATAGCAGTTGCCGAGTATGCTTATATGTTTGCCAAAAGATACGGCGTAAACGTTGACCACGCAACGAAAGCGGCGCTTTTACACGATGTTGGCCATTATGAGTGGTACCGTGATGGGGAATGGGATTATGATTTGTATAAAGAAAGTGATATTCATGCGATTAAAGGAGCCAATCGTGCACATAAACTGCTGATCCGGATTGGCGAGGACCGTAACGCGGCAAAAGAAATCGCTGTAGCTATTTTGCTGCACACAGATTCGTATTTGCCAAAGGGTGAATTGAAATTAAAGCCGCTGCAGCAGGTTGTTGCCCTTGCTGACGAAGCTGATGAGGAAGCAGGTGGCAACCATCATTACAAAACAATTGAAAACCATGTTGCTCTGGAACGTATTCGGGCGCTGGATATACGGATTGATAGTGAAGTGAGGACCGCTCCTGGAATTTTATAG
- a CDS encoding D-alanyl-D-alanine carboxypeptidase family protein, with amino-acid sequence MFNKKLAAALALFALLFIITACGDDESNNDQTAEPAPSSEKEDTTNKEAPEENTPELPKTTLHKTDQGDAVESLQEILNELGYSLSVNGTFDVITTWALTDFQLQQDAILPTGVYDTATKEALKKSLESDAAAKPASALAKPDNDKSVVSNPHEILTLVNKEHALPADFVPKNLVVPDVLFPFEEFLPKKQMRQVAATALEDMFQAADNAGLKLFAQSGYRSYDRQDAIFASNVEAYGEEAANNFSARPGESEHQSGLTMDVTSQDVGFKLIVEFGKTDEGKWLQQHAGEYGFIIRYPKGKEEITQYQYEPWHLRYVGQEAAMEITEKRITLEEYLGVK; translated from the coding sequence ATGTTCAACAAAAAACTGGCAGCTGCTTTAGCACTGTTTGCCCTATTATTTATAATCACCGCATGTGGCGATGACGAATCAAATAACGACCAAACAGCTGAACCAGCACCAAGCAGTGAAAAAGAAGATACAACTAATAAAGAAGCACCAGAAGAAAATACTCCGGAGCTGCCAAAAACTACCTTGCACAAAACAGATCAGGGAGATGCTGTTGAATCGTTGCAGGAGATCCTTAACGAATTAGGGTATTCCTTATCTGTAAATGGCACGTTTGATGTGATTACAACCTGGGCCCTTACAGACTTTCAATTGCAGCAGGATGCCATATTACCTACTGGCGTTTATGATACTGCTACTAAAGAAGCGTTAAAGAAATCTCTTGAAAGCGATGCTGCGGCAAAACCTGCATCAGCTCTGGCAAAACCTGATAATGATAAAAGCGTTGTAAGTAACCCACATGAAATTCTGACACTTGTAAATAAAGAACATGCTTTACCAGCAGATTTTGTACCAAAAAATCTGGTTGTTCCGGATGTCCTATTCCCGTTTGAAGAATTTTTGCCGAAAAAACAAATGCGTCAGGTAGCAGCAACTGCACTTGAGGACATGTTCCAGGCTGCTGATAATGCTGGTCTTAAATTATTTGCACAATCCGGATACAGATCATATGACAGACAGGATGCCATCTTTGCATCTAATGTTGAAGCATACGGTGAGGAAGCTGCTAATAATTTCAGTGCACGTCCAGGGGAAAGTGAACACCAATCCGGTCTGACGATGGATGTAACAAGTCAGGATGTTGGCTTTAAATTAATTGTTGAATTTGGCAAGACAGACGAAGGAAAATGGTTGCAGCAGCACGCCGGTGAATATGGCTTTATTATTCGTTATCCAAAAGGGAAGGAAGAAATAACCCAATATCAATATGAGCCATGGCATCTGCGTTATGTAGGGCAGGAGGCAGCTATGGAAATTACGGAAAAAAGAATTACACTTGAGGAATATTTAGGGGTAAAATAA
- the pepT gene encoding peptidase T, translating into MKAELIKRLIKYAKIDTQSDESSESTPSTPGQWDLINLLVDELKNIGMDDVTVDDNGYVMATLPSNTDKDVPAIGFLAHVDTATDFTGKNVNPQIIENFDGNDITLNKDLGVILSAKDFPELPGYEGHTLITTDGTTLLGADNKAGVAEIMTAMDYLINHPEIKHGKIRIAFTPDEEIGRGPHKFDIDRFNAEFAYTVDGGPLGELQYESFNAAAAKVTFNGNNVHPGTAKNKMVNAGKTAAEFIQKFPDKESPEHTEKYEGFYHLISVNGDVERTEVYYIIRDFDKNNFEARKETVRKIANEINERYGNGSAELEMADQYYNMREKIEPVKQIVDTAYEAMENLGINPLVKPVRGGTDGSQLSYMGLPTPNLFTGGENYHGKFEYISVDNMEKATNVVIEICRLFETK; encoded by the coding sequence ATGAAAGCAGAACTAATCAAACGATTGATCAAATATGCAAAAATTGATACGCAATCAGATGAAAGCAGTGAATCAACACCATCAACTCCAGGACAATGGGATCTTATCAACCTGCTCGTAGATGAGCTGAAAAATATCGGCATGGATGATGTAACCGTGGATGACAATGGCTATGTGATGGCAACACTTCCAAGCAATACAGATAAAGATGTGCCGGCCATCGGATTTCTTGCGCATGTTGACACAGCAACTGATTTCACCGGCAAAAATGTAAATCCGCAAATCATCGAAAATTTTGATGGCAATGACATTACACTTAATAAAGACCTTGGCGTAATTTTGTCTGCGAAGGATTTTCCGGAGTTGCCCGGCTACGAGGGACATACACTTATCACCACAGACGGAACAACTTTACTTGGCGCCGATAACAAGGCTGGAGTAGCGGAAATTATGACTGCAATGGATTACTTGATTAATCATCCTGAAATCAAGCACGGGAAAATTCGTATAGCCTTTACTCCAGATGAAGAAATTGGACGTGGCCCGCATAAATTTGATATAGATCGTTTTAACGCTGAATTTGCTTATACAGTTGACGGGGGACCACTCGGTGAACTGCAATATGAAAGTTTCAATGCCGCAGCAGCCAAAGTCACATTTAACGGAAATAACGTTCATCCCGGTACAGCGAAAAATAAAATGGTCAATGCCGGGAAAACAGCCGCTGAATTTATTCAGAAATTTCCCGATAAGGAATCACCTGAACATACCGAAAAATATGAAGGCTTCTATCACCTGATTTCAGTAAATGGTGATGTGGAGAGAACAGAAGTCTACTATATTATTCGTGATTTTGACAAAAATAATTTTGAAGCCCGTAAAGAAACTGTCCGCAAGATTGCCAATGAAATTAATGAAAGATATGGTAACGGTAGTGCAGAGCTTGAAATGGCTGATCAGTACTACAACATGCGTGAAAAAATTGAGCCTGTAAAACAAATTGTTGATACGGCCTATGAAGCAATGGAAAACCTTGGTATAAACCCACTTGTAAAACCGGTTCGGGGCGGTACTGACGGATCACAGCTTTCCTATATGGGACTGCCAACGCCAAACCTGTTTACCGGTGGCGAAAACTATCATGGCAAATTTGAATATATTTCAGTAGACAATATGGAAAAAGCAACGAACGTTGTAATTGAAATCTGCCGGTTGTTTGAAACAAAATAA
- a CDS encoding sulfurtransferase: MSVIINDEWLKDKMENTPDDLVVVDVRFQLTDPEAGRKVYLESHIPGAVYLDLNKDLSAKPGKHGGNHPLPDMDIFSAKIGNIGIDHDTTVVIYDQNNEMFASRLWWLLYYAGHENVHLLDGGFDHWVQQGHEVTDEITNLTAKEFRLKLRENEVANIEQVKEKINTNSATLIDSRGRDRYLGKTEPLYAKAGHIPGAKNFFWKNVLDEEGKWKKDVNLEGNFSDLSKDDEIIVSCGSGVSACPNVLALKAAGFKNVKLYPGSFSDWISYEENEVETKEE; encoded by the coding sequence ATGTCGGTTATAATCAATGACGAATGGTTAAAGGACAAAATGGAGAATACTCCGGATGATTTAGTAGTTGTTGATGTGCGTTTCCAATTAACGGACCCGGAAGCAGGGAGAAAGGTTTATTTGGAAAGCCATATTCCAGGTGCAGTTTACCTTGATTTAAACAAAGATTTATCAGCTAAGCCTGGTAAGCACGGAGGGAACCACCCATTGCCGGACATGGATATATTTTCCGCAAAAATTGGTAATATCGGAATTGACCATGATACAACGGTTGTTATTTATGACCAAAACAATGAAATGTTCGCATCACGATTGTGGTGGCTGCTTTATTATGCAGGACACGAAAACGTACATTTATTGGACGGAGGATTTGATCATTGGGTTCAGCAGGGTCATGAAGTAACGGATGAAATTACAAACTTAACGGCAAAAGAATTCCGGCTGAAACTTCGGGAAAATGAAGTAGCCAATATTGAGCAGGTCAAAGAAAAAATAAATACTAATTCAGCAACATTAATTGATTCCCGCGGAAGAGACCGATATTTAGGTAAAACGGAACCTCTTTATGCAAAAGCGGGCCACATTCCCGGGGCGAAGAATTTCTTTTGGAAAAATGTTTTGGACGAAGAAGGAAAGTGGAAAAAGGATGTCAATCTCGAGGGGAATTTTTCAGACCTGTCAAAGGACGATGAAATAATCGTCTCATGTGGGTCAGGTGTTTCAGCCTGCCCGAATGTCCTTGCATTGAAGGCTGCAGGATTTAAAAATGTGAAGCTTTATCCGGGGAGTTTCAGTGACTGGATTTCCTACGAAGAAAATGAAGTAGAAACAAAGGAAGAGTAA
- a CDS encoding DNA-3-methyladenine glycosylase I: protein MVKKRCEWVTDEQVYIDYHDQEWGKPTHDDQMLFEMLSLEGAQAGLSWVTILKRRDNYRKAFDNFDPVKVGEYDEQKVAELLQDEGIIRNKLKVNSVVTNARAFLKVQEEFGSFDDYIWQFVGGKPILNDWGAHAEVPASTKESEQMSKDLKKRGFKFVGPTICYAFMQATGMVNDHTKECFLYHGK from the coding sequence ATGGTTAAAAAAAGATGTGAATGGGTTACGGATGAACAAGTATATATAGACTATCACGACCAGGAGTGGGGGAAACCGACGCACGATGACCAGATGTTGTTCGAAATGCTTTCATTGGAAGGTGCGCAGGCCGGTTTGAGCTGGGTTACGATATTAAAGCGCCGGGATAATTATCGGAAAGCTTTTGATAATTTTGATCCTGTAAAAGTGGGTGAATATGATGAACAGAAGGTGGCTGAACTTCTGCAGGATGAAGGAATTATCCGGAATAAGCTTAAAGTGAATTCAGTCGTAACCAATGCCCGGGCATTTTTGAAGGTCCAGGAAGAGTTTGGGAGTTTTGATGATTATATATGGCAATTTGTCGGTGGTAAGCCTATTTTAAATGATTGGGGTGCGCATGCCGAAGTTCCAGCTTCTACAAAAGAATCCGAGCAAATGAGCAAAGATCTGAAGAAACGCGGATTCAAATTTGTTGGTCCAACGATTTGCTATGCTTTCATGCAGGCAACTGGTATGGTTAATGACCATACGAAGGAATGCTTTTTGTATCACGGGAAGTAA